The Cucumis melo cultivar AY chromosome 9, USDA_Cmelo_AY_1.0, whole genome shotgun sequence genome includes the window TTTCAGGTTGCTTTCAATTCAGTTATCATTTTTATCTCTCTTTCTCAATAAATCAATCAgtgatttaataaaaaaaatttgcgTTGTATGCATTCATTTGATGATTCTTTTTCATTAACATCAACATGGAAATTGGGGAGAGGGGTTTGTAAGTTTTACATGTGGCAGGTCATGGAAAAGTCAGCACTTTGTTTCTAATTTCAACTAAGGTTCCTTTTTGGTTGAACAACTTTGTTGTACTATCTGCAAGATGGTTGCGGAAGGCCTCGATCATTTACTTCTGCGATGTGTTTGTGTGAAATTGTTTCTTTGAGATGTTCAACTTGAGCTTGAAGAGTTGTAGAGAGACGATTGCAGAGCTTCTTCTTTGCATGCCCATTGCATGCATTTTCATGACTAAAGAGTTGTTCTTGTGGCAAGCAGGTCTTTTGAGGCCAGGGCGATGTTCAGTTCTTTTTTAGATCCTATCTTTCTTAGTAATCCCGGTTAGAACTGCTTTTTGTATATTGTTGTAAGGCTCTTTTTTGGTTCCCTTGTATATATACCTGAAAGAACAATTTGGAACAAACTTGAAAATTTGTATCTTTTTGGACCCAAGTAAAATATCAAATTCCTTAATTAGGGCTATCTGTGAGAATAGAATTGTATATGATCCAAATCAATACATTGGATTCTGAACTTTGGATAGACCATCAATACATGCACAAGGTATACAATATCTAcatcaaaaaaatttaaaatgtcaatATGCTCCTTAATGTTGAAACTTTCTACAAATTTAGTGAAATTACAATCACTGAAGAGAAGTATCTTAACTTCACCTAATTTCAATCTAAATCGTTAGTCTTGTGAACTAATGTGGTTGTCTAATGCGTCCTTAAGACCATAAGCGAAGGAAACTGCAGCAATCGAGCACGAGATGAAAGCTTCAGTACAGTACCCAAGTCTGCAGAATGAGAGAATAAAAGCACATCAAAATAAGACTTGAAGAGTTCTAGGTTCTAAGAGAGAACAAAGAATCGAGGTTTAATTACATTCGGTCATTCTGAATAATACCCATAAGTTTATAATTTCTGTAAATCATAACCTTCTACACTGTGCAGTTGAAGTGTTTGACTTGTAGATTTTTCCTAAAAACAAGAATGATAGAAAGTATATTCAAAACACATATTTGATTGGTAATATTcaaaaagcaaaaaagaaaaatttcagTCATCTCAGCATTCTGAAGTGTTACAAAATCTGAGTTTTAGAACTTACATACTCGGTCTTGAGGTCTTGAGTTTGTAATCTGGCCATCTATCTAAAGCAATTGAGGCTTCCTTGTGTTCCGTTGAAATTTCAACGGCATGGCTACTTGCAACATCAAAGGATCCATGGTTGCTTTAATGATACAGTATTTCTGTAATGGTCAGTGCACATGAATACACATGATTATTCAGATATGGAAAGAAGTGGTCTACACTATATGCAGGCAAATATCCCCTTTAAGAATCTGCCAATACTTCCAACAAGATGAAAAGAAGAGTTTCGATAAACTATACCTCAGAAACATTTCAATTAGAAGAATGGGATTACTTTGGAGAATCTTAGTTTAAAGTGCAACACTTTTTCAACTTTTGAAATAAGCACTAATGAAGTCTTTAGCTCAAAATTACAGTCTCAGGTGTTTTTAAACTGTAAAGTTAATGAGATCAATTACAAATGTTTTTCAAATCTATATCTTTGTCGACTAGGGAGCAATTGCACATGTAGATTTTCAAACATACAATATAAAGTGGCTTCCTCTTTCAATAATTAGAGTTTTAGTTTTCTAAACTTTCATCATGTCAAAAGTGATTCCAAACTTACTATTTGTCTATGATGCTGGAATCTCAGATAAGAACTGATTTGGTGGGGGCAAAACAGTTTTAAGCTTCTTCCTCAACTGTTCAAGCTCCCCATATTTGTCTGTTGCACGTGCCTTCAGAAGAGATCTCTCCATTATCAGAAATGCTGCTTCACTCATCTGTCTCCCTCTCTCCAACATTTGTTTAGAGCATTCAAATGCTTGAAGGACCATTCCACGGGCACATAATCCTGTTACCAACAGATCCAACACATGACTATGAGGACAGTATCCCTTCTCTACCAAATAAGCCCAGAAACCCAAAGCCAAGTCAACTCGACGATTTTCACAGAAAAACTTCATTATCATCACTGTCGTTCGTGTTTTAGGCACAAAATTTTGCCGTACCATTTTGCTATACAACTCACGAAAACCTCCAACATCCTCCAATCGAATCAAGCCTAAGAACATCATATGGTAGGTCACACTGTCATGTCCAATGTGTTTAGCCTCCATATCTTCCATTAGAGCTGCTGCAGACTTTACATCACCAGACCTAATCAAGGAACTTATCAAAGCATTATAAGCTCCAATATCAGGACACAAGTTTCTCAGAGGAATTTCATCAAACAGCTGGCGTGCTTTGGTTTTATCCTTTACTATCCCTGCTCCGTGGATAAGAGTAGTGATTGTTTCCAATGTTGGCTCCAATTTTGCCCTCTCCATTTCTTTAAAAACTCTCAAACCATCCACGAAACAACCCTTTTTGCAGTATGCATCAATTCTAATGCTATAAGTCACAGCATTTGGCTTAAAACCTCTCTTAATCATCTCATGATAGAAAAGCTCAACAGAAGTAATATCACTCGATTCCTTAAACCCTAAAAGCAAGAGATTTATGGTTTTAATATTCGGGGGAAATCGAGAATACATCTTGTGGAACACTGATCGCGCCTCTTTCATTTGTCTCTGAGTACAAAAAGCTCGAAGGAGTACATTAAATTCCTCAGTACCAAATTTCCTCCCAACAAATACTTCATTCTCCATTCTCTGAAACGCTTCAATGGTTTCTTCAAATGATCGAAACTTCGCAATCCTCGAAAGCAAGATGCTCATGGACTTGAGAGTAAGCAAAAAAGGGTGGGTTTGTCGAATCTCACGCATTAACTCCCATGATTGATCGAAATACCTCATTCTGGCGAGAATGTGAAGGGTCTTCTCGAAAGCGTCAGGAGTTGGGGAAGCTTGAGAATGGTGGAGGCAGAATTTGAAGAACTCCAAGGCTTTGAGGCCATTGGAATGAGCTGCGAAGAGGTGGCCAAGGACGTCGTTGAGGAAAGTGTTTGAAGGAAGAGGAGATGGAATGAGGTGAAGAAGAGTGGGGTGAAGAGGTTGATCAGGAAATGGATGGTCGTTGATAATTTTCGCGATTCTTTCGATTTCAGTTGTGGATTTATGAAGATGAGTACAATAAGAAGCTGCATAAATCAGAAACGAATGAGAAGAAATGGGTTTTTGAGGGATTTGAGTTAGCTTCATCAGAATCGCCATTTTTAGTTTCATCAACCTCCTTGAATCGATAAAGATCTTAAACTCATCTACTctattgaagaagaagaatcaaacaaagaaaaactgcagattgaagaaggaagaaggaagaagaaaggagtGTGCTAAAGTTGTAATTTCAATGAAATAATCATAAGACAACAAACCATCGGTTTTCGAACTTTTGTGTACAAACTCAATGGTCCGACCCGGTCTAGAGAAATGGGTTTTTTGAGGTTACTTATTTAACGGCGACGTTTAGGCGTAACCCCCATGGAAGAGTGATTAACggaatttcttcttcttcttcttctaagaACATAAATTACCAAACTCCAAATTTCTGTTCCTCTTCTTTAGAtctgatcttcttcttcattcttcgATTCAATTCGATCCTTTTTCTCATCGTTTTCCCGAGAAAATTCCCTTCCCGGGAAATGTCGCACAGCGATACAATTCCTCTTCATCAATCGTCCCAATCGGACATCGACGAGATCGAAAATCTCATCAACGCCAGCGTTCAAACCGGCCCTTCAACTGTTCTTCCAGCTCGACCCCCAAGTCCTCCCAGGGCTTCCATTCCTGTTTCTTCTTCCCCCTTTTTACAGTCCAATCTCCCCCCACTTCCCCCCAAATCCACCAATCAGAAGCCGCCGACTGTCTTTCCTACTCCACCACCGTTGCCCGTTTCCGGTAATGGGAGGCCTGATTTATCGGCTTCTGGATTTGGGTCACCTCCCAACACTCTAACCGAACCGGTATGGGATACGGTCAAGAGGGATCTGTCCCGGATCGTCAGCAATTTGAAGCTTGTGGTTTTTCCTAACCCTTTCCGTGAGGACCCTGGAAAGGCTTTGAGGGATTGGGATCTGTGGGGgcctttctttttcattgtgTTCCTTGGTCTTACTCTTTCGTGGTCTGCATCGGTCAAGAAGGTTAGCCTTGTAAAAATTTGAGCTTGTTGAAATGGTTAATTGCTTTGCTTggattttgtttgattttagtTCACATGCAAGTCTCAGTTTGCATCAAGATTTTTAGTTGTTTATGATGtgatttttcttatattttccTGTTTTGGGCTTTCGATGTTTTGGTTTGGCTTGATAGCTATCTGCAGTTATTAAGATTTGGAATTGAGTTGAATTCATTGTTGAAAGTTAAGATATAGCTTAGTATTTTATATCTCAGGGTAGGCAGAGGCGACTGTAGTGGCCAGTTTGTTTCATTGGATTTTAATAGGAACCGATGATTCTAGTCAGTTGGAATACTTGGGAAATTATAGGAACACTTGCAAGCTTCTTTCAATGGCTGAAAGCTAATTGAATAGATGCATAAGTGTTGTAACTAGTATGGTGGGGTGCATAAATGCTGATACAATTTGTTTAAATGGTTTGTGGGATATAAACCATTATCTATGTGCTAGATTACAGCGTGGATATTCAGGATATTGAGACGTGCATGGCTAAAATCTCAAGTTCTAAATTTCATTATGACTTTAATCAGCATATATTTCGAAGGGGAAATGTAGATATGGACTGCCAAAATATCTGTCTCATAAATTAATCTGAAGGCAACGATATTGCTACTTGATATAAAAGAGAAATGTTTGTTTACTGAACCCGCTATTAGGAATATCAGCTCCTTCTTAGGCAGGGCGTGTTGCTTGCTCTAGGGTATGTACTTTTATGACTATGGATACTAGACTAAGGGGATATTACTAAGTCGTACCTCACCCAAGAGAAATTTAGAATTCATGTacttattgttattattattattgttattagtATTAAATAAAGTCTTTCAAATGAAACACTACCTTTATTTAATCACCGTCATTCATTAAATAAAGGCTTGATTTTCTTTTGGTATTCTACTGACTGTATcaattgattttcttttcaGTCTGAGGTTTTTGCTGTTGCATTTGCACTACTTGCTGCTGGTGCAGTGATTCTGACCTTGAATGTGCTTCTGCTGGTAACTAAATCTATCTTTAACTCATTCCCAGCTTCCTTCTCACTCTCTTATTCAAGAACATGTTTTTACTGTCACGTTTGTTTTTATCCAGTAGAAAATGGAGTTATACTTATTTAAAATTGTGTTGTGCTGCCTTCTTGATTGTATTCATTGTTAGGACTTCAGAGTATGAGGGAACGTTTGGGGTTCACTTTTCtcatattcaaaattattttgaaagatGCTTTTAGTCATTCTAAATGTATTTATGTTTGATTATTTTACTCTTAAATGCAGTTTatcttgaaatatttaaaaccACCTTTTGTCATATTCAAAATTGTTTTTGAAGAAGTCCTTCAATTTCatgtttgattttttactttgaaaagcAATTTCCATACCATCAAAACTGATTTTGAATGTTGAAAAACATCTCTCAAAGTGATTGAACATAGGCAATTCTTAATTGTTTCAAAATCACTTCCAACCATTCCTAAGAGTTAGATCTCGTGTTAGTTTGGTATTTTTCTGTAAAAATGATGGTCGAAGCAATTATGTTTTTTGAGTAAAATTAAATTGACATAAACCCGACTGTAACAGAGAATTGGACTGATCCCTTGACCAGAGCCATTATTATGATAGATGTTTTGTACTTCTGAAAATGAACTTCAGAGGAATCAGAGCTCTCAGGAGAAGTTCTCTTGGCTCAAGATGCTTTCCAACCATAATGAGAATACCCTTCAGGTTAATACGGTAAAAGATGTCCTGTAGCTCTACGAAAAGCCTTAGCCTAACGTGAATACTTAATATGCTTTCTGGGTTCAAATTGGTAGTTGATTCTGGAAAGTTCAAAGAGTGTTTTGATATGCGTAGGTGAGATGTGCCTTTCTTTCTTAATTCCAATAATTTTCTAGTAATTTAGAGTTGAATTAAGGGGGAAAAACTTAAATAAACATACAGGTTCATCTTCTTCGTTTGAGTGTCTCACCCCAAGTGTCTCTCCAATAGATATggagaaatatgtaaaggaaaCTAAAGGGGATGCTTTGGAGGGCTATAAGTCTAATGATACGGAAACTTATTTGGAGATGATGAGTTTCAATTTAAGGTGTTTGCAACGTACTATTTTGTGGTCGTGTGGTCTATTTGTTGTCAAAAGACTCATAACACGTAAAATTTTTTTGCCTCTAATTTTTTCTCAATAAACACTTCTTTGACATGGTGAAAAGTTATAAATGAAACCAGTATTATTGAGAGAATCAGAACTTAGGAATCCCAAAGTTAACTATCGATACTATAAAAGTTATTCCCATTTCACCAAACCCTCTATGTACGACTAAAGCgcttttccaaaagaaaatgaacaaaaagccTTTCAATAGAATTAGTAACCGAAGGAGCATAATAGAAATAGAAATAAGGCCCACCACTTCCGGAGACTCCCAATGAGATAGATTACAATGAAAACTCAGAGATGGGGGCGACTTAGAAGGAGACGAAATAGAGGCAACTGCGTGCACCTCTTTTAAATATATACGTGGAAAAATAAGCACTCCTTGCACACCTTTTACTTGATGACGAGTGCAAGCACTCCCATTTTCTTTTATCCAAAACACTCTTTTAAATATATACGTGGAAAAATAAGCACTCCTTGCTCACCTTTTACTCGATGACGAGTGCAAGCACTCCCATTTTCTATCTTCCTTTGGATAAATATAATCCCCGTCAAGAAGCTGAAGCTATTGTGAGCAAACCCATTCTTCATTTGCTGTTAAATTTTCTCTTAAGGAAAAAAATCCAATTACCTATATTCTCTTACCAAACATCTTCTACTAACACCAGTTTTTCTTGAACTATTAAAATTTTAGGAAAGTAGTGTATGGATTCTGATTCCACCCAGTCGTCCTTCCCACATACACAACGTTTTCTTTCTCATTTCCAACGCTAATCAATGAACATTATTAAAGAATGATCCAAGCTTTGAAATGGTACTCATTGGGCTTGGCAAGCTCTTACTATAGATATAGATGCCAGTAGTTAACCGTTactaaccccccccccccccccccctcgcGTCTGTTTCATATCTCTAATCTATAAAAATATTGGTTTCTCTCTGCATAAACTAAAACCACCTTGGTTTGCTCAAAATAATCGGGGACTTGCACTGTTAATGCAGGGTGGACATATAATATTCTTCCAGAGCTTGAGCCTGTTGGGATATTGCCTGTTTCCTCTAGATATTGGAGCATTGATCTGCATGTTGAAAGACAATGTAATAGTGAAGATAGTTGTGGTATGTGTGACCTTGGCATGGAGTTCTTGGGCTGCATATCCTTTCATGAGTTCAGCAGTGAACCCAAGAAGAAAAGCTCTTGCACTCTATCCTGTCTTCCTTATGTATGTATCAGTTGGTTTTCTCATCATTGCCATTGATTGAGATGCATCATCAATGGAGTTACTGAAATGGTTTTGGTAAGAAGAGATTGAAAAGATGATTGAGTAATCATTTAGGAAGTTCATGCAGTGATCTCACTATTCTCACACATTACtgtaacctttttttttttccttttttgactTAATATCATATAATGTCTTGGAAGTTGAAACTCAGATCTGCCTACATCATTCCCATTCACTGTCTGCAAATTTTCTTGATGGAAATCCGAAACTGTGTAATATTTCTTGTAATTAGTGATGGCTTCATTTGTTTTagatataataatttttcttctattttggGTATTTCTTGTATTTCCTTAGACTTGAAAATGAGAAATGTTGAAAATAATTTCttggaatttgaaaatatttgagAGTGGCATTTTGTAGCTTGGATATGCATGAGGTGGTGGGAAGCAGGTCCATTGTAAGATTACATAGTCCAAATATTTGCCACTCACTTTTGCTTGCTTTCAGACTTTACAAATCAAATAGGTTTTAAAGTTTTGTTcccctaaaatatttttttgatattctttctttctttctttctttatattattatatatgtattcttttatttatttatttttgcaaatattaACGTGTAATTGTAGCCTATGAAATAATTTATAATCATGTCATTGAACTAATATTAATCAATTTATGAGAGTCATTGAACTAATATTAATCAATTTGTGAGAGtgtttcattttaaatttttttgtataattctcattttataatattgTATTATTTACACTTAttgtaaaattttgtttttctcccCTAACAAGTTGGTATTCTCACACGCAATTTTTTCTCgaatgaaatttaaaatatttaataatcactcaaaatagttttaaaaatgtattttgaacaattttaatcaaaagcatttaaataaaaacaagtttcttaaaaatcatttttgtcTTCAGTCAATCCTAACTATCGCTTAGTCTTTTATGCGTGCGGATGCATGAACACAAATGTCATCTTGCCAAATTTTGATCGCATGAACTTTAATTATTTCCAACTAATCAGTACCTAACTTTATTCATTATGCATAAACAAATCTATCTTCTAGTGTCAATTGCAATTAAGGGTGATAATCGCCTTCGATTTCTTGGACCAATCGAGAACCAAACCATGCACAAAACCAATGTTGAACAAACAACATTTCTCAATTAAGACATTCAAAATTCCACCCTGCAATTGCACAATGTAAAATCCTACTTTCTTTTTTAAGTAATAATGAACTAAAACTATTATTTGATAAtccaataataataaagaattatttaattttaggatATAAATCAAACACTTAGAAAAATGAAACCTAAAAATCGTTTTGAATGATCTGATATTTAGTGGGTTGAAATAAGTGTTGTCATAGGGTTGGTCAAGTGTTACTTCACTCACCTTCAttgcaattttatttatttatttatttaattagatcTCTTAGTATATACAATGTTGCTATATCTAATTATACTGAAAAATTGTCAACTACGTTACAAAGTTTTCTTTTAAGTAATTTCTCCCTTTTCACTCTCTTTTATTCATTATAATTCACGTTAATATATTCCTTCCACCCTCTTCTTGTCTTTCAattatattttgatattttcgTTTTCATTCTCTCTCTCACTTTTTTCATCAAATATTTCTAGTAATATCCTAATACCTACTTTGTATATTTTTACACCAAAATTCTTACGTTGCTAGACTCCacttgtttatttttcttttatatagaAACATAGGttttcattgaaaaaaaaaaaaaagaaaaaagaaaaaagaaaaaatgattcTCCTCTTCCAGCTGTGCTAAATAACTACGTAGGTCGGTTtcaaaatatctttaaaatagGTTGTAAAAATAACTCGAATAACCGACAACCTAGACTACCCAACTCATATTATGAGTTGGATTGAGTTGTTTAAATTTTGGGTTGAGTTAAGTTAAAAAATTTGGTTATTTTCAAGTTGGGATAGGCtgagggttgaaaaattcggtTCAACCAAACCCaacttaaattaataatatatatatatatatatatatatatatatatatattatattttattattaatttagtaAAAGGTAAATTTAGGTCAAATGttaaattgtattttttttttctctttttcccaCAACCCGACAGGTCATGGATTGGGCTGAGTTGGAAATACTATTCGAGTTATTCGACTTGTCAATCCGAAAATATGAGTTGGGTTGAAAATATCTCTCAACCCAATCCAACTCGTTTACGTCCTTATCTAAAACTAAAACACACAAAGAAACATAAAATCgaaaagtaaattaataaaaataacaacCATTTGATAGTAGGATGGATAGTATTTGGAAAAATCAGCAGCTCATTGTTACTTGTCTATTATCTCTACATGCATGAACTTTGTATTCTCTCTCTTACATGCAAGACTTCACTCAACAATCTCATCCTCATCCCTCTCATCACTCAAAATGTGAAACCTCTCTGCTCTCTTTGTAATCTATCATCATTCTTCGCTTGAGTTTGTTAACAATTATGGTAGGAAGTTTTCTATATTAACTAAGTTTAAACATActgtttctaaattttaataaatctaGCAAAGTTTTACGCATCAAATTTGGGAAAAATTACTATTACTTTTTGGAATTTGTTGTAAACcgcaaaattttgaaaatatacgtataatatatagtaaaatatcaaattatatCTAGACATTGATAGACTGCTCTATTAGTGTTTATCAATATCACTAATAGATACCGATCGATAGAAGATTATAAGTGTCTATGATCATTTATCTATCattgaaaaaatttaaaatttctctatattttgtaaatgttttgtttCTATTTGAAAATGTCCTATTTCTTTAATATGAAGATAAGTATTTCTTTAATGTAGTGTAACTCAATAAAAGACACTCGATaaagaaactaaaataaaatatttaccatGTATTTATTCAGTACCTCTTGGTTATCAACGTACATAGGTACCACCTGAACTAAGTTTTTGTTAACCATGTTAAAACGTATTTgatcaaaagaatttaaataaaataaaatatttacgaaacaTAAAGTAGAAGGATTTGAACCTGAGACATCTTTATCTCAGAAACAAACAGTTGTTAGTTAAGCTAAACTCATAGATAAAATTTCATTCCTTATACAATAATAATATGCTATTTGTTTATAGCGATATCTAAAGTTTTGCTGaatattttatttcaatatcTCACAAAAAGACAgtgaattttgatattttgtttgagtAATATAAACAATAATATTATAAAGAAGTGGCTAACAACTTACTTCTACGTGTAGGTAACTACTTACTTCTTTGGGACGATTTGCATATAATTAATTGTAAATAATTGAAAGACAAATTCATTTTGAcacataaattaaattaaaccaaACACATAGCCACAAATATTTGAACAAATTAAAGAGTGTTGTGATTAATTGGGTCCAAGAAAGACAATGATATTCCTTTTCACTATCAAATTACATCATaatatgttttaaaaataattgaggCCAAAACCACGTGTatcttaattatttatataatatgtatattaatatatatatataatatgtgtATCTTAATTTGCTTCCCAATGTCTTATCTTATTGTATCTTTATTAAATTGGTCAAAGATTCCCTTAACAAATCACGcccaattttcttttattaatatatatatatatatatatatatatatatatatatatatatatatatatatatatagggtttatatatataggacatttttttatatagaaaaatagtacaaaatatttaagatcgtctataaatagcaaaatattagaactatttacaaaatatagcaaaattcatcagagtatttaaaaattttgtaaatagtttcatttatacgttattcataacaatttttcaaatatttatataatataacaaatttaagaTTACATTGGACATTGATACCACTATAAATATTGATAGAattattgataaaatctaaaatttttgttatattttataaatatattttacaatttttgttatattttataaatatattttacatgaatcgctatttttactttttttttttcttgttgatTATTTATTACCCactaatttgaaaaaaaaaaaaaaaagacccaCTTTTGAGGAAAAATTATATTGATATAGTTGTTTTTGAAACTTGGAGTTTACTAtctatttatcattattattttctttcttattggTCGAGTTTCGAAGATTCCACTGTTATTTTTTTCAACCTTtgataacaattttgtttttagatcTTTGAAATTTAGGTTTGTTTTACACCATCAATCTAACCAATTATGatgtttttctttctaaaaaggactttaattcttaatt containing:
- the LOC103504627 gene encoding pentatricopeptide repeat-containing protein At3g61360; the protein is MKLKMAILMKLTQIPQKPISSHSFLIYAASYCTHLHKSTTEIERIAKIINDHPFPDQPLHPTLLHLIPSPLPSNTFLNDVLGHLFAAHSNGLKALEFFKFCLHHSQASPTPDAFEKTLHILARMRYFDQSWELMREIRQTHPFLLTLKSMSILLSRIAKFRSFEETIEAFQRMENEVFVGRKFGTEEFNVLLRAFCTQRQMKEARSVFHKMYSRFPPNIKTINLLLLGFKESSDITSVELFYHEMIKRGFKPNAVTYSIRIDAYCKKGCFVDGLRVFKEMERAKLEPTLETITTLIHGAGIVKDKTKARQLFDEIPLRNLCPDIGAYNALISSLIRSGDVKSAAALMEDMEAKHIGHDSVTYHMMFLGLIRLEDVGGFRELYSKMVRQNFVPKTRTTVMIMKFFCENRRVDLALGFWAYLVEKGYCPHSHVLDLLVTGLCARGMVLQAFECSKQMLERGRQMSEAAFLIMERSLLKARATDKYGELEQLRKKLKTVLPPPNQFLSEIPAS
- the LOC103504629 gene encoding protein YIP4b, whose protein sequence is MSHSDTIPLHQSSQSDIDEIENLINASVQTGPSTVLPARPPSPPRASIPVSSSPFLQSNLPPLPPKSTNQKPPTVFPTPPPLPVSGNGRPDLSASGFGSPPNTLTEPVWDTVKRDLSRIVSNLKLVVFPNPFREDPGKALRDWDLWGPFFFIVFLGLTLSWSASVKKSEVFAVAFALLAAGAVILTLNVLLLGGHIIFFQSLSLLGYCLFPLDIGALICMLKDNVIVKIVVVCVTLAWSSWAAYPFMSSAVNPRRKALALYPVFLMYVSVGFLIIAID